ATTAGAACAATAAAACCCTGATTTTTCAATTGCTTTTTTTGAAGCGATATTATCCAAAGTTGTTGAACAAATCGGTTTTCTACCGGATTTTAATACTCTATTCACTTGCATTTTCATTATTTGTGTTGCAATTCCTTTACCTTGATAATTTTTGTTTACGATAATTCCTAAATCGGCAATCTCGGGTTGTGAATCACTCATTCTACATTCACTCGTGGCAATGATAACATCCGATTCCTTAATCATAAAAATCTCTTTTCTAGAAACAAGGTTTTCAGTATAACCAAAAGTATCATCCATTCCAACCTGTTCTTTCAAAAAAGTTTTAATAGTTGTAATATCATTTGGTGAAACTAATTCTATATTCAATGTTGAATTTACCTTAATTGCTGTATTTAAATGCTCAAAACAGAAGGTATTTACCCTGGTAGATTTAGAATAAAATAAGCATGCATTGAAACCAATAGGTTCATTTTTATTTTTTTTTGTTAAAATTTCGTGTTTATTTTTATTGTCTCGTGCTATAACATGGCTACAGGGTAATCTCGGAGCCTCGGGATAATTTAAACTAATAATTTATGCTATAAATTTAGATGCCATATGGGGTATTTTAAAGTCTAAAGATAAGTGTAATCTTATTTCATTCAATAAATTAAAACAATTTTTAACTGTTTTTAGCTCCTTTTATTGTTGTGATATCGGTATTTTTATTCAAATCATCTTTTATATATTGATGCAACTCTTATTAAATTTAATAGCTGTCGTAATTGAATAACATCTCCTTTGTATCAAAGTAAATAAGTCACAAAAATTAATTCAAAACACCTAACGAATTTGCTCGAATAAAGTTTTTTAATAACCTAAAATCAATACTTATCATATTGCTTTATTCATAAATTCTTAGCTCATTATAAAA
The nucleotide sequence above comes from Aureibaculum algae. Encoded proteins:
- a CDS encoding GNAT family N-acetyltransferase codes for the protein MNIELVSPNDITTIKTFLKEQVGMDDTFGYTENLVSRKEIFMIKESDVIIATSECRMSDSQPEIADLGIIVNKNYQGKGIATQIMKMQVNRVLKSGRKPICSTTLDNIASKKAIEKSGFYCSNIIFDIAF